From the genome of Spinacia oleracea cultivar Varoflay chromosome 2, BTI_SOV_V1, whole genome shotgun sequence, one region includes:
- the LOC130467911 gene encoding uncharacterized protein, which yields MLGTFYDVSLLLFIQLIGVDKLLFYGEDDDSWGQLLTWRRTRIDIEIQEDNHSCGVRMLLSIKEFAEGYEGLRIPDIEVARRLLLTQDILSPYNLELHRVKVMVNGTTQSQNI from the exons ATGCTAGGAACTTTTTATGATGTGTCCCTTCTTTTGTTTATCCAGCTAATAGGGGTTGACAAACTGTTATTTTATGGGGAGGATGATGACAGTTGGGGGCAGCTCCTTACATGGCGACGGACGCGGATAGATATAGAAATCCAGGAAGACAA CCACAGTTGCGGTGTCCGGATGCTGCTATCCATTAAGGAGTTTGCTGAAGGATATGAGGGGCTCCGTATACCAGACATTGAAGTAGCGCGTCGGTTGTTGCTGACCCAGGACATTTTAAGTCCTTATAACCTTGAACTTCATCGTGTAAAAGTTATGGTGAACGGGACAACGCAGTCTCAAAATATCTGA
- the LOC130467910 gene encoding uncharacterized protein, which produces MNHKLNEDCDGEVSSSSKSQPDDSDDEDFKADGFDDEDDVVVQTVGRSIKSKRGRPKATKKKECVTTKRRAVVEKVTLRTGVFKDSSFSKGGQVKEVRQVLKVLHREYNGRVSNLICY; this is translated from the exons ATGAATCATAAGTTAAATGAAGATTGTGATGGCGAAGTGTCAAGCAGTTCAAAAAGTCAGCCAgatgatagtgatgatgaggaCTTTAAGGCTGATGGGtttgatgatgaagatgatgttgttgtACAGACGGTTGGTAGAAGTATAAAAAGCAAGAGGGGGAGACCAAAG GCCACGAAGAAGAAAGAGTGTGTGACAACAAAAAGGAGAGCGGTTGTGGAGAAAGTCACCCTACGCACGGGAGTGTTCAAG GATAGTAGTTTCTCTAAGGGCGGTCAAGTGAAGGAAGTCCGTCAGGTCTTGAAAGTTCTCCACCGCGAATACAATGGACGAGTAAGTAATTTAATATGTTATTAA